The genome window TACCGCCAGCAATAAGGAAAATCAACGCTTGCACGAGGGGTTGACCGCTGATGGCATGAATGGACCAATAGCCTGGTTTCCACAATTCCTCTGTTAAGAGCGATCGCGGCAACACACCTGCATCGGTGTAGTGAGCTACTAGATCTCCCGAACGAATGAACAAATCTGTGAGCAGCAGTAGGGCGATGCCGATGCGAAAGAGAGCCAAGGAACGTAGGTCTAAGCCAAACAGTTCTTCTAGCTTGCTCCTAGTTTTGATTAAAGATTTAGATTTTTGCGCCTCAGCCACCATACTTCAACCTCAGAAAAATCTTTTGTTAAGTTCGCGTTTAGAGATCTCGTTGTTATTTTTAGTAGGGCAAACGTCGGGGATAGTGAGCCACCGTTCTTCGCGATCGCCTGGTTAATCGCTGCCAAGCTTGGCGCACAGGCTGTCGGGTTGGGGTGGGCAACCAGCGCAGGAGACCACTCGCCAGCCAATGCCCCATGACTCGCAAACGATGGCGCAGCGTTGGCATGCGCTGGAGATAAATCCAATGGCGCATTACACAGGCGATCGCACCTTGTAAGGTAAGACCAAAGCTACAGACCACAGCGGCGTTGGTACCCAGCGTTAACATCTCTCCTAAATGGAGATAGCGAAAGGAAAGCAGTGGCTTCTCTGTGATTACAGCGCGGAGATTACGAGCAGCACAACTGGCTTGTTGGTAAGCGGCTTGAGCAGTCGCCGGAACCAGTTGTCTTCCCGCATCTTGAATCGCGGCTAAATCTCCCAGAGCAAATACCTCTGGATGATCTACAAGTTGCAGTGTGGGTAACGTCAGCAGTTGCCCTTGAGCGTTTTGTTGGCAAGGGAGATTCCGGACCCAATCAAGCGTTTGGGTGCCAGCAGTCCACAGCACTAAATCTGTATCTATCGTGTGGGTTTGTTTTTGCTGGGTTAACGTGATGTGGTTGGATGCGATCGCCTCAATGCCAGTTTCTAGCTCAACCTGTATCCCTCTCTGCCGTAAGGCTTTGTAAGCGGCTGCTCGACTAGCACCTGAAAAAGTTTTGAGGATGCGATCGCCCCGCTCAATCAGCCGCACTTGACCTCTACTCGTGAGGCGATCGGCTAGTTTACAAGCAAGTTCTACCCCGTTTGGTCCACCGCCGATGACAGCGACTCGAATTTGGTGTTGCCTGGACGCTTCTAGAAACCGCAATCTCTCTTTCAAATGCACAGCATCTGCCAAGGAGCGAAAGGGAGAAGCATGTTCTACAGCGCCAGGGATGCTACCTAAGCAAGTTTCTCCGCCTACCGCCAAAACTAGATAATCATAGGTGAGAGAGTCACCATTACAGAGATAAACATAACGAGCTGTTAAATCAATGCTAGAAACGGCTTCCTGGCAAAATTCAACCTTGTTATGCGCCAGCAGTTGTCGATAGGTCGGTGCAATTTCCCAAGCCTGTAGTTCACCTGTCACCAATTCATAAAGCAGCGGCGTAAATAGAAAATGATCTTTCGGTTCAACCAGAGTGATTTGATAGTTTTTTAACTGCGATCCTAGGGTGCGCTGCAAATATAAGGCTGTATAGAGTCCCCCAAATCCTCCTCCCAAAATACAAATTTGTACCGGACCTCGACCCGGACGTAAAACGGAAGGGGTTTCAGGTTGATCTGCAAGCCTATTTTTTTTGCAGTACATTATCTTTTCCACCAATAGGGTTAGCAGCGCTGACAGCCTGAGGGAGCAGAACGGATTACTCTTAGCTCTGTTGCAAAGGGCGATCGCTATTGCGAAGGTTGATTGATCGGTGATGATGCAATTTGATCTCCCATCACTTGCTTAAATTGTTGGGCTAGCTCGACCGAGCGTATTCTTCTAGCAGGTTGATTGAGGTGGTAATGGGTATCGGCAAAAAAGCTAGAGTCTGTTTTGAGATTGAAGGAAGTTGGATCGTGAAGCAGCGGTGCGATCGCCGCTAACTTAGTTGCTGTTTTCTGCACATTCTCAATCGTCTGTGGGTCATCACTGGCATAGAGCCAAGGTAGTCCCAAGACTAAAGTGGCTCCTTTGGCTTCTACTTCTTGGCGAAACTGCACAATTCGTTGGTAGGCGTAGTCGGAAATGGGAGCCTTAATTTTCATCTGCCACCACTTAGACTTGGTGCGCTGCTTCAATACCGTGGGGTCGCCATTCTGGGTAATAGGGTCGGAGTAGTAACCTGTCAGCTTGCCTTTCTCCACCACATCTAGAGAGGATTTGGTCAAAGCTCGCAAAGTTGGGGCTCCCACCATCAACGTGTCTTGAGCCAGTTGCTGAGTAGGAATCCTGCCTAGCCCAGGCTTGCCGATCGCGATGCCAAACTGCCCAGAGCGATCGCCAAAGCCATCCTCATCTAACAGCAGTAGATATTCAGGGATCAGCAGCACCACATCTCCGGGCCGAATCTTATCCTTGACGCTGGGGAGAATCACATCTAAACCAATTGGGCCATCCAAGCCCAAGTTCAGCACAGGTCTCCCTAACTCTTGCTGCATCACCCCAGCATCAACCGTGTAGTGTGCCCCAGAGCCACCTAAGATCAAGACTCGTTTGGATTCCTGAACTTGATCAGCTAGTGCCATCTTTTGCTCATACATGATGCGTAGCCAGCTCAGTTCACCGCCATAGCGGGCGTTGTAGATGTAGCCAGCCGTCCAGGCTAAACCTGCGATCGCAACCCAACTAGTGAGGTTCAGAAGTTTCCGCATTAGAACTCAAAGTAGATAAACTGCGAGGGAGTATTGGCAGCCAGTAGAACCGTCAAAGCGAGTAAGGCTCGTGAGACCCAAGGAGAAGTGAGCAAGTCATATTCAGACTCACGTTTTTGCCAAACCGCTATATGTTCAAGTAACAACACTAAAGTTGCGAGTCCCAGGGTTAAGGCCAAGACGGTGGCTTCATTACCGCTGAAAGAACTAAAAGCACTGCCAATGTTGGCAAAAGAGTACGCTCCTGGACTGACCAGAGTTTGTAACTTGGTGGCTAAACGATGCACATTGGTCTCCATGAAAAACAGACATCCCAAGATGACTGAGCCAAAGGTCAAGATCCAGGAAATGAACTGAGGCATGAACAACCGCTGACCGACAAAGCTGTAAAAAGGCCGCCCCGCATAGCGCAGGACTAACAGCAGTAGACCGTGATAAGCACCCCAAAGGATAAAGTTCCAGGCGGCACCGTGCCAAAATCCCGAGAGAGTAAAAGTCAGAAACAAAAAGAAAGGTGCCCACTGTTTCCTAGAACCCATCAGGGGTAGAAACACATAATCTCGGAACCAAGTGCTAAGAGTGACATGCCAGCGTCGCCAGAATTCGTTAATGCTTTGGGAGGTATAAGGAGCTAGGAAATTGGTAGTGAGCTTGACTCCTACAAACTTGGCCAGACCCAAGGCCATAAAGCTGTAGCCAGCGAAGTCAAAATAAATCCTTAAAGTAAAGAGATAAGCCGAAAACCAGACTAGCCAAGCATTACCTGTCTCTTCTAGGTCGATATAGGGAGAGATGTTATCGGCAAGGACAAATTTCATGAATAGGCCCAGGGAGAGCCAACGTAGACCTGCCTCAAAGTTATCCAGCGTGAATTTAAAGCGAAACGCTTCAATTTGGGGGAAGAAATCGGCTCGGCGTTCAATCGGACCTGCAACAACTTGGGGAAAGAAGGAGACAAAGTTGACATAATCAACGATTCCAATGGGGCGCTTCTTCTTGCTGGTAAAAGAGTCAACCACAAAGGCAACCATCTGAAAGGTATAGAAGGAGAGACCCGGTGGAATCGCTCCCATGCCTGGGATTCCACCTTGCGCCTGCCAACTAGTAGCAACCCCCGGTAATAGCAGCCCTAGGACATCCTCTACAAAGAAGTTGAGGTACTTGAAGTAAGCAAGGATGGCAATATCGATCGCGACTAAGCTAGTGGCAATCATCTTGGCTTCCCATCCTTGGCGACGCAGCATCAGCCGTACCAGGATGTAGTTAAAAATAAGTTCGCAGGCAAAGATGATAAAGCTAGAGCGCGAGGCATTGACAAACAGGAACAATGACATCGCCGCTAAGCCAACACTGTCAAAAGAACCTCGCCAGAGGTTGAAGTATTGGCCAATCCAGCGAACCGTGAAAAAAGGAATACTAAAGAGTAGTAATACCCACCAGAAGGAGAACTCTGAGAAGTTCAATTAACCCATCCTCCCCAAGCTGCAATTCATCCGTTCCAAACCTTGACCAAGCTTGATTCAGAGATTGATCAGTAGAATCTGAGAGAGCCTTAAAAATCCCGCTTGGTTTACATCAGCCACACATTTAGGCTCTCGAGTTGTCAACTAGCTACCACTAATGCGGTTCCACAAGCCACCCCAACCAGAAGCTTTCTCTGCCTTCTCTGCGGGAGCATTGAGGGCTGGCTCAGCTTTAGCGCCGCTCAGTGCGGCAGCAATGTCAAACTCTTGCACTAAGAAGTTTGCGGCCTTCTCAACCGTGGGGTAATCCCACAAGAGAGTAGAAGGAAGTTCTAGCTCAAGCCAGTCTTCTAGCTCTCCTACCAGAGTTACTGCATCAATAGAGTCGAGACCATAACGAGTAAGCGGCTCTTGCACCTTAATGTTTTTGGGATCAAGAGATAGCTGCTTGGCCAATTGGCTGACTAGCCACTGTTGAATCGCTTCAGTTGGAGAAGTCTCGATCGCCTGACTGCTGCCTGAATCAATTGGGCTCAAAACTTCGCTAGGCTTGTAGCTGGAGTTCTGAAGTTGCATTGGTTTGATCCCCTTGTACTTTTGATGTTGCTAACTGAAAAGGAACAATAGAGAAGAGTTTGTCTTCTTGGTAGAGCCGTAATAGCTCCTGAGCGATCGCTTCGTCGTTAATCCGAGAAGCAAGACTGTGAGCAGGGCGGAACTTCAGCGCCAAGCGTCTGAGACAAAGCGCTAGCCATTCTCCCTGGGCAAAAAAGGCACCTAAATGGTGGCGGTTGTGGAGCCACATATGGATGCAAGCTGCGGCTGCATGTAAAGTGCAGTACTGCTTAGCCAGGTCAAATAACTCTGGCGATTGGTCGTGCCCAAATTCAAAGGTGGAATGTTCTAGGCTGTGATCGAGGGCATTGAGTTCTTCGAGCAGCAGATGGGTGAAGCTCACGATTTGCTCTAATACCGCTGGATTGAGATCAGGATCTGCTTCCAGGGTTTGCAGTTGCGCTAGTGTTAGCTCCAAGCCTTGCAAGACATCATCCGCGCCACGGCTGAATAGCTCCAATTTGCGACCGTCAAAGGTGGGGACTGACTGCTCTAAGGAGAAGCAATCGGCTAGGCGAGCTTGCAGCGCTTCTAAGTTTTTACCGCGTTGGCGCGATCGCTGTTTTGCCAATTGGCGTAATTGCAGCAGCAGGGCATGTAAGTTCACGACCGTACTGCCGTCAAAGACGCTAATGATGGCGTTGTCTCTCACCACTTTTTGGAAGATACCCCAATCATGGGCATCCCGCATGTAGTAGCGTGCCCCCAGCACCACCGAAACATCCGCTACCATGCTCTCTAGCTGCGTCGTGACAAAGTATTTCACGACTGCTGACCAAACGCTAAACTGCTCAGGCACCACATGGAACCCTCTAGCGGCACCGATAGTGGCGCAATCGCAGATCAAAATATCTAGAAAAGCATCCACCAGAGTTCGCCGAGGCTGCGGCATGTCAAAAACTGTTTTGCCATACAGCTGGCGGTTCAGAGCGAAGTTGAGTGTGGTTCTCAACGCAGTATCTGCGGCTCCTTGGGAGAAAGCGGCGCAGAGAGCCCGAGTCACCTGAAATCCTTTCAATGCCCACTCTAGGCCCGCTCCTTCGGCCCCGATGAGGCTGGATTCTGGGATAAAGCAGTCCTTGAAACCAATACCGCTCATGTCAGAACCACGAATGCCGTGGGTCAGGAGCTTGGGCAGGTTGTAGTAGGAGTTGGGATCGAGTTGTTTTTTCTCCACCATGAAGAGCGATAAGCTCCGGGCTCCCCCTGACTCATCGGTTTTAGCCAAGACAAAGGAGACACCAGAGATAGTCGCTCGGTTAATCGGCCACTTTTCTCCATTCAGGAGATAGCCGCCTGGAACCTTGGTGGCTTGCACATCACTCCCTACCAAGTCGCTGCCATGCGCTCGTTC of Trichocoleus sp. FACHB-46 contains these proteins:
- a CDS encoding NAD(P)/FAD-dependent oxidoreductase, which encodes MYCKKNRLADQPETPSVLRPGRGPVQICILGGGFGGLYTALYLQRTLGSQLKNYQITLVEPKDHFLFTPLLYELVTGELQAWEIAPTYRQLLAHNKVEFCQEAVSSIDLTARYVYLCNGDSLTYDYLVLAVGGETCLGSIPGAVEHASPFRSLADAVHLKERLRFLEASRQHQIRVAVIGGGPNGVELACKLADRLTSRGQVRLIERGDRILKTFSGASRAAAYKALRQRGIQVELETGIEAIASNHITLTQQKQTHTIDTDLVLWTAGTQTLDWVRNLPCQQNAQGQLLTLPTLQLVDHPEVFALGDLAAIQDAGRQLVPATAQAAYQQASCAARNLRAVITEKPLLSFRYLHLGEMLTLGTNAAVVCSFGLTLQGAIACVMRHWIYLQRMPTLRHRLRVMGHWLASGLLRWLPTPTRQPVRQAWQRLTRRSRRTVAHYPRRLPY
- a CDS encoding acyl-CoA dehydrogenase family protein; its protein translation is MHSLKQYWVAEALERDLGDPGNPDSVMSFQQVVALDEQEEFPEALLNWLYNWKLNHYYIPTECSGEFTSFEEFVAFVRVMSRRDLTTSISFTTLFWSYLVWMAGTEEQKQRLASFIKDHNGAMCLAYSERAHGSDLVGSDVQATKVPGGYLLNGEKWPINRATISGVSFVLAKTDESGGARSLSLFMVEKKQLDPNSYYNLPKLLTHGIRGSDMSGIGFKDCFIPESSLIGAEGAGLEWALKGFQVTRALCAAFSQGAADTALRTTLNFALNRQLYGKTVFDMPQPRRTLVDAFLDILICDCATIGAARGFHVVPEQFSVWSAVVKYFVTTQLESMVADVSVVLGARYYMRDAHDWGIFQKVVRDNAIISVFDGSTVVNLHALLLQLRQLAKQRSRQRGKNLEALQARLADCFSLEQSVPTFDGRKLELFSRGADDVLQGLELTLAQLQTLEADPDLNPAVLEQIVSFTHLLLEELNALDHSLEHSTFEFGHDQSPELFDLAKQYCTLHAAAACIHMWLHNRHHLGAFFAQGEWLALCLRRLALKFRPAHSLASRINDEAIAQELLRLYQEDKLFSIVPFQLATSKVQGDQTNATSELQLQA
- a CDS encoding acyl carrier protein, encoding MQLQNSSYKPSEVLSPIDSGSSQAIETSPTEAIQQWLVSQLAKQLSLDPKNIKVQEPLTRYGLDSIDAVTLVGELEDWLELELPSTLLWDYPTVEKAANFLVQEFDIAAALSGAKAEPALNAPAEKAEKASGWGGLWNRISGS
- a CDS encoding MBOAT family protein, with translation MNFSEFSFWWVLLLFSIPFFTVRWIGQYFNLWRGSFDSVGLAAMSLFLFVNASRSSFIIFACELIFNYILVRLMLRRQGWEAKMIATSLVAIDIAILAYFKYLNFFVEDVLGLLLPGVATSWQAQGGIPGMGAIPPGLSFYTFQMVAFVVDSFTSKKKRPIGIVDYVNFVSFFPQVVAGPIERRADFFPQIEAFRFKFTLDNFEAGLRWLSLGLFMKFVLADNISPYIDLEETGNAWLVWFSAYLFTLRIYFDFAGYSFMALGLAKFVGVKLTTNFLAPYTSQSINEFWRRWHVTLSTWFRDYVFLPLMGSRKQWAPFFLFLTFTLSGFWHGAAWNFILWGAYHGLLLLVLRYAGRPFYSFVGQRLFMPQFISWILTFGSVILGCLFFMETNVHRLATKLQTLVSPGAYSFANIGSAFSSFSGNEATVLALTLGLATLVLLLEHIAVWQKRESEYDLLTSPWVSRALLALTVLLAANTPSQFIYFEF